A window of the Tessaracoccus sp. MC1865 genome harbors these coding sequences:
- a CDS encoding response regulator transcription factor has product MTTILLADDQELVRTGLRMILSAEDDLDVVAEAADGREAIDLARTLRPDLVLMDIRMPKVDGIDATRAIITSTTGVRVVMLTTFDRSQLVYDSLVAGASGFLLKDAPTDQLLSGVRAVARGEELLAPSITRRLIEQFTRTGHAGPPPGYHFLTERETEVLTLIAREKSNAEIADTLFVGIQTVKTHVARVLQKLGLRDRVQAVVLAYEHGIVRPGE; this is encoded by the coding sequence ATGACCACCATCCTGCTGGCTGACGACCAGGAACTCGTCCGCACCGGCCTGAGGATGATCCTCTCCGCGGAAGATGACCTCGACGTTGTCGCGGAGGCGGCGGACGGGCGGGAGGCGATAGACCTGGCGCGCACGCTCCGCCCGGACCTGGTGCTCATGGACATCCGGATGCCGAAGGTCGACGGCATCGACGCAACACGAGCGATCATCACCTCCACCACGGGCGTCCGCGTCGTCATGCTCACCACCTTCGACCGGTCCCAACTCGTCTACGACTCGCTCGTCGCCGGCGCCAGCGGCTTCCTGCTCAAGGACGCACCCACAGACCAACTCCTCTCGGGCGTGCGCGCCGTTGCCCGGGGAGAGGAACTCTTGGCGCCCAGCATCACCAGGCGGCTGATCGAACAGTTCACGCGCACAGGACACGCGGGCCCGCCGCCGGGGTACCACTTCCTCACCGAGCGGGAGACCGAGGTGCTGACCCTCATCGCCCGGGAGAAGTCGAATGCGGAAATTGCCGACACGCTGTTCGTCGGCATCCAGACCGTCAAGACGCACGTCGCGCGGGTGTTGCAGAAACTCGGGCTCCGGGATCGCGTCCAGGCTGTCGTCCTGGCCTATGAGCACGGGATCGTCCGCCCCGGGGAGTGA
- a CDS encoding pyridoxamine 5'-phosphate oxidase family protein codes for MDKHTTPAEHAAHLDDLIKGQRFVMATTRDADGALMSRPMTIAEREESVFRFITQGDNDVSTQSDGQQVNLSIMDGSAYVSMSGTGRVERDTAKKRELWNRIQEAYAGDAEDPANVILEVNVNTAEYWDGGSQVATLIGLAKAAVTGERPDQGEHGTVQL; via the coding sequence ATGGATAAGCACACGACTCCGGCGGAGCACGCCGCTCATCTCGACGACCTCATCAAGGGCCAGCGCTTCGTGATGGCCACCACGCGCGACGCCGACGGCGCGCTCATGAGCCGCCCCATGACCATCGCGGAGCGGGAGGAGTCGGTCTTTCGTTTCATCACACAGGGCGACAACGACGTCTCGACCCAGTCCGACGGGCAGCAGGTGAACCTTTCGATCATGGATGGCAGCGCCTACGTGTCGATGTCGGGCACTGGTCGGGTCGAACGCGACACGGCCAAGAAGCGCGAACTGTGGAACCGCATCCAGGAGGCGTACGCCGGGGATGCCGAGGACCCGGCCAACGTCATCTTGGAGGTAAACGTCAACACCGCCGAGTATTGGGACGGCGGCAGCCAGGTGGCGACGCTGATCGGGTTGGCCAAGGCCGCTGTCACGGGTGAGCGGCCAGACCAGGGTGAACACGGCACGGTCCAGCTCTGA
- a CDS encoding aldo/keto reductase family oxidoreductase produces the protein MKTHRLGTTDLEVPAVVTGVMRIQDKTDDEIRALYTASREAGINFFDHADIYGSAPYHGCEKRFAEALQLSAAERGEIILQTKAGINKDGPFFDFSYEHLVRQIDNSLRALDTDYLDVFLLHRPDALVEPEEVARALDDAVTAGKVRHVGVSNHTPNQIELLKRYVRQPLVANQLQLSITHAPIVAQGVAANMVDVKQSVSLDLGILDYCRLHDITVQAWSPFQAAFFNGVFLGNADYPELNAVIDWLAAKYGVAPEGIATAWITRHPASIQVVLGTTTPERVTKAAAGADVELSRPEWYELFRAAGYLVP, from the coding sequence ATGAAGACTCATCGGCTCGGCACGACGGACCTTGAGGTTCCCGCTGTCGTCACCGGCGTGATGCGCATCCAGGACAAGACCGACGACGAGATCCGCGCGTTGTACACCGCCTCCCGCGAGGCGGGGATCAACTTCTTCGACCACGCCGACATCTACGGCTCGGCGCCGTACCACGGGTGCGAGAAGAGGTTCGCGGAGGCGCTGCAGCTCAGCGCGGCGGAGCGCGGTGAGATCATCCTGCAGACGAAGGCCGGGATCAACAAGGACGGCCCCTTCTTCGACTTCTCCTACGAACACCTCGTGCGCCAGATCGACAACTCGCTCAGGGCGCTGGACACCGACTACCTCGATGTTTTCCTTCTCCACCGTCCCGACGCGCTGGTGGAACCCGAGGAGGTCGCCCGGGCGCTCGATGACGCGGTGACCGCCGGCAAGGTCCGGCACGTGGGCGTCTCCAACCACACCCCGAACCAGATCGAGCTGCTGAAGCGATACGTGCGCCAACCCCTCGTCGCGAACCAGCTGCAGCTGTCGATCACGCACGCGCCCATCGTCGCGCAGGGAGTGGCGGCCAACATGGTGGACGTGAAGCAGTCGGTGAGCCTGGACCTGGGCATCCTCGACTACTGCCGCCTCCATGACATCACCGTCCAGGCGTGGTCGCCGTTCCAGGCTGCATTCTTCAACGGCGTGTTCCTCGGCAACGCCGACTACCCGGAGCTCAACGCCGTCATCGACTGGTTGGCTGCCAAGTACGGGGTCGCGCCGGAGGGTATCGCCACCGCCTGGATCACCCGCCACCCTGCCAGCATCCAGGTTGTACTGGGCACGACCACTCCAGAGCGCGTCACGAAGGCAGCCGCCGGGGCCGACGTCGAGCTCTCCCGCCCAGAGTGGTACGAGCTGTTCAGGGCCGCCGGGTACCTCGTCCCGTGA
- a CDS encoding sensor histidine kinase, producing MTRRVIAATLFVCCGPVSLLAAWNGFDWYLDGPTLLIAILAGYTAGAWLPRLEAAGSVVLSTSLLVLANQALGDGFHWLDDLVFFAVLVGGPALAGAAVKARALHVGRLARLQAQLEEQQRIDVEAARLDVLNGVQAEVHADLAERIAGIALRAEGALRGGDRTALPVLERQARQVLDLLRDAVGFMREEAPTAAADVPGPEPTAPRTDWSPSDALMAAALAVAMGVEVALISDGEGPLLWVAVVGAAAVCTPLVWRRTHPIFAAAAASALGVLVSAWLTPISSLVTGIALLSALFYSIGAWCPARRWLLGGAITAAGVVAIEFVGPGEGVGPVLLWSLSALLLGRIVSGWQERLRRTREVVEALESGRGAAVRLAVAREREALASTLHDTVAHGMTVVCLHAGAQQRQGSGQDATLSLIAQVAAQSLDELKNGLETIESRAAPLDPARLAAIGRRAGVDVTVTADPVPAGAAAVLAHRIVREAIINVARHAAGATAQVRVRRLPGAIMLEVLDGGAEHTGNALPGTGTGTGLKGLAAAIAAAGGTLHTGPTAGGGFRVAATIPQENP from the coding sequence GTGACACGCAGGGTCATTGCGGCCACACTGTTCGTCTGCTGCGGACCGGTGTCTCTCTTGGCCGCCTGGAACGGCTTCGACTGGTATCTCGACGGGCCCACGCTCCTCATCGCGATCCTCGCGGGGTACACGGCCGGTGCCTGGTTGCCGCGCCTGGAGGCCGCTGGCAGCGTCGTGCTGAGTACCAGCCTGCTGGTGCTCGCCAACCAGGCCCTCGGCGACGGGTTCCATTGGCTCGACGACCTCGTGTTCTTCGCGGTACTCGTCGGGGGTCCCGCGCTCGCCGGGGCCGCCGTCAAGGCCCGCGCGCTGCACGTCGGTCGACTCGCTCGGCTCCAGGCGCAGTTGGAGGAGCAACAGCGCATCGACGTCGAGGCGGCGCGGCTGGACGTGCTCAACGGGGTGCAAGCCGAGGTGCACGCGGACCTGGCCGAGCGCATCGCCGGGATCGCGCTCAGGGCCGAAGGCGCACTCCGCGGCGGTGACCGCACCGCGTTGCCCGTGCTCGAGCGCCAGGCGCGCCAAGTACTTGACCTGCTGCGCGACGCGGTCGGTTTCATGCGTGAGGAGGCCCCGACGGCGGCGGCGGACGTGCCGGGGCCGGAGCCCACGGCGCCCCGGACCGACTGGTCTCCGTCTGACGCCCTGATGGCAGCCGCGCTGGCCGTCGCGATGGGGGTCGAGGTGGCGTTGATCTCCGACGGGGAGGGTCCCCTCCTCTGGGTAGCTGTCGTGGGGGCCGCCGCCGTTTGCACACCCCTCGTCTGGCGCCGGACCCACCCCATCTTCGCGGCTGCCGCCGCCTCGGCACTCGGGGTACTGGTGAGCGCGTGGCTGACGCCGATCTCCTCCCTCGTCACGGGCATCGCTCTGCTTTCGGCCCTCTTCTACAGCATCGGCGCATGGTGCCCGGCGCGCCGGTGGCTGTTGGGCGGGGCGATCACCGCCGCCGGTGTGGTCGCGATCGAGTTCGTCGGCCCTGGAGAGGGCGTTGGGCCCGTGCTTCTGTGGTCGCTCAGCGCGCTCCTACTGGGCCGAATCGTCAGCGGATGGCAGGAACGGCTGCGTCGGACACGGGAGGTGGTGGAAGCGCTCGAGAGCGGGCGGGGCGCGGCGGTCCGGCTCGCTGTCGCGCGGGAGCGCGAGGCGCTGGCCAGCACGCTGCACGACACCGTCGCACATGGGATGACCGTCGTCTGCCTGCATGCGGGCGCACAGCAGAGGCAGGGGTCCGGCCAGGATGCCACGCTGAGCCTCATCGCACAGGTCGCGGCGCAGAGTCTCGACGAGCTGAAGAACGGCCTCGAAACCATCGAATCCCGCGCGGCACCCCTGGACCCGGCCCGCCTCGCCGCCATCGGCCGACGAGCCGGCGTCGACGTCACGGTGACCGCGGACCCCGTGCCCGCCGGCGCCGCCGCCGTCCTCGCGCACCGTATCGTCCGCGAGGCGATCATCAACGTCGCCCGCCACGCCGCCGGAGCGACGGCGCAGGTGCGCGTCAGGAGACTCCCCGGGGCGATCATGCTCGAGGTCCTCGACGGCGGCGCTGAGCACACCGGCAACGCGCTCCCCGGTACCGGCACGGGCACGGGACTGAAGGGGCTCGCCGCGGCCATCGCGGCGGCCGGAGGAACGCTCCACACCGGCCCCACCGCCGGGGGCGGCTTTCGCGTCGCGGCCACCATCCCTCAGGAGAACCCATGA